A region of Blastocatellia bacterium DNA encodes the following proteins:
- a CDS encoding EamA family transporter, with amino-acid sequence MHRQKATTTLPPVLFVLFAVLLWSTGGLFIKMTTVDAFAVNCGRSLFAVITIGIFTYRKGLKLSPFTFLTSLLFAGILISFVYATKATTAANAIFLQYTAPIYILMLSPLILKDRFRGIDLLTVVLCLAGMSLFFWDRPNAEDKLAPNMFIGNLVALASGVLFALYFILLRHRRSLESKNAAVSAFYGNLLVVLFMLPFLALHPPQPTSKDVVAILYLGVIQIGIAYILFTYGMAGGVRPFDASIIGFVEPLLNPVWVFLVVGERPSRLAMIGGAIILLTVVAHTLINSRDQLAPAKI; translated from the coding sequence GTGCATAGACAAAAAGCAACGACGACACTGCCGCCCGTCCTCTTCGTTTTATTTGCGGTGTTACTGTGGAGCACGGGCGGGCTCTTCATCAAAATGACGACCGTTGATGCGTTCGCGGTCAACTGCGGTCGCTCGCTCTTTGCGGTCATCACCATCGGCATTTTCACCTACAGAAAGGGGCTAAAGCTGAGCCCTTTTACTTTCCTGACCTCGCTGCTTTTCGCGGGAATTCTGATCTCTTTTGTCTACGCCACCAAGGCGACGACCGCCGCCAACGCGATCTTCTTACAATACACCGCGCCCATTTACATATTGATGCTTTCGCCGCTGATCCTGAAGGATCGCTTTCGCGGCATTGACCTGCTGACCGTCGTTTTATGCCTCGCAGGCATGAGCTTGTTCTTTTGGGATAGGCCAAACGCGGAAGACAAGCTTGCCCCCAATATGTTTATCGGCAACCTCGTGGCGTTAGCGTCAGGCGTGTTGTTTGCGCTCTATTTCATCCTGCTGCGCCATCGGCGCTCGCTGGAAAGTAAGAACGCGGCGGTGTCGGCTTTTTACGGCAATCTCCTGGTGGTGCTATTCATGCTGCCGTTTCTGGCGCTCCACCCGCCACAGCCAACCAGCAAGGATGTCGTTGCGATCTTATACCTCGGAGTCATTCAAATCGGTATTGCTTATATTCTTTTCACCTATGGGATGGCGGGCGGGGTGCGGCCCTTCGATGCCAGCATCATCGGTTTCGTTGAGCCGCTCTTAAACCCTGTGTGGGTTTTTCTGGTGGTTGGCGAGAGGCCGAGCCGATTGGCGATGATTGGTGGGGCGATCATCCTTTTGACCGTCGTCGCCCACACACTCATCAATAGCCGAGATCAATTAGCCCCGGCTAAAATTTAA
- a CDS encoding GNAT family N-acetyltransferase: protein MINIHPVTLEGHGVRLEPLGYEHEEGLAAAAADGRLWELWFTWIPEPKETHAYITSALAGQREGHMLPWVVRELESGAVIGSTRYHDIVAAIDRVEIGYTWYGKRWQRTAVNTTCKLVLLGHAFDTLGCKVVGLRTDNFNLASQRAIEALGAKRDGVLRHHTARRDGTVRDSFIYSILAAEWPDVKRHLELRLARHQVM, encoded by the coding sequence ATGATCAACATCCACCCGGTCACACTTGAGGGCCACGGCGTACGGCTGGAGCCTCTCGGTTATGAGCACGAGGAGGGGCTGGCTGCGGCCGCGGCTGACGGCAGGCTGTGGGAGCTGTGGTTCACATGGATTCCAGAACCGAAGGAGACACATGCCTACATCACCAGCGCGCTCGCGGGGCAACGCGAGGGCCACATGCTGCCGTGGGTGGTGCGCGAGCTGGAGAGCGGCGCGGTCATCGGCAGCACGCGTTATCATGACATCGTCGCCGCGATTGACCGCGTCGAGATCGGTTACACGTGGTACGGCAAGCGCTGGCAACGCACCGCTGTCAACACGACCTGCAAGCTGGTGCTGCTCGGCCACGCGTTCGACACGCTTGGCTGCAAAGTGGTGGGCTTGCGCACGGACAACTTCAACCTGGCTTCGCAGCGCGCGATTGAAGCGCTGGGGGCCAAGCGGGATGGCGTTCTCCGCCATCACACAGCGCGACGCGACGGGACGGTGCGGGACAGCTTCATCTACAGCATCCTTGCCGCTGAATGGCCTGACGTGAAGCGGCATCTGGAGCTGCGCTTAGCCCGCCATCAGGTGATGTAA
- a CDS encoding S8 family serine peptidase: protein MTKAIRFRHALLALAAVIALGLVLATRAPFTPHVSAQSSLTSIIVQLAGDPVVVAKARAQAAGQSFNADAYRQQVINEQQQFLTRLTAAGVAYTISSVSAPNGPLTPTIQFRFNYVFNGMALDVPSAAVPTIAALPGVANVTPNSQVKVHLDHAVDYTTAPQLYGNPPRLTQFDTLNTGGLEGDGVNIAVVDTGVDWSHEMFGGDPTPPQYGVAPPVAALNTNKKVIYYMNFTAGPVGIGDDFGHGTHVAADCAGYRGFAPGPDGLPGTADDLAIHGVAPQAKIMAYKALTAAGTGVVASIVACIEDAVQPRTITGQPKPVAHVINLSLGGTGNESSADSIASDNAALAGVIVVASAGNSGPGEGTVGDPAAGRRVIAVGANIDPGAGPNSVDEVGGGRTGLYAFPLDGAAPITADITNNYVFCGLADTPDQVPDSVSGKIALIQRGSTVSNDTAGSGTGLFSNKAALAAAKGAVAAIIYNNVDGELTAATTRKAIIPVLGMSKANGEYLKMAIGSTAAGALSAKQIRINKALLFNPSMADFSSRGPLASFGQVKPDVTNPGVSILSATVAVGGAETNQSTMFDPTRYISASGTSFSGPITAGCAALIRQKHPDWTPSMVRAALVNTATNLRQPNGTPVADGVNSINEQGGGLVAAAAAAQAKALMGVGTPAPAGTVLPRSYGIFTQTSAGNPDFTPSYSFGAVPIANVMGTATLSQQVTIFDATSGGGAGVYQVGVSSVRGVDGSTFSATITDASGNSISSVTVPPSGSASFYVKTVANGAGIAVDGTQFQWYVNASRMDGGQNLRMPVYYRAVRPTIAMSAPTLNAPVDTEVSGNPPVDINGTYSLTYTYAGSPAPAQFRVEEQKDNGGFTRLADVSQASFAISNRGNGAYNYRVSGLFTVQYGLLQGPASAVQTVQVNRRLEADVTSLIQTAVSNVSLAAGIFEFDQTLRNISSNQTILPPLRFNITAIQSTSGTVRVANADNGGNGVDSNAVFDYSNALGTDRALTVGEVSGSHHLKFSDPAAELFQFTAVVKGQFPDPAFTAMARQAGSGGKHFKVKLHFVADPASGTVQLTGVE, encoded by the coding sequence ATGACTAAAGCCATCCGATTTCGACACGCGCTTCTCGCGCTCGCGGCAGTGATCGCGCTGGGCCTGGTGCTGGCCACCCGCGCCCCGTTCACTCCTCATGTGAGCGCGCAATCGTCATTGACCTCGATCATCGTCCAGCTCGCAGGCGACCCGGTCGTTGTCGCCAAAGCCAGGGCGCAAGCCGCCGGGCAGAGCTTTAATGCCGACGCCTATCGCCAACAAGTCATCAATGAACAGCAGCAGTTTCTGACCCGCCTGACGGCTGCCGGCGTGGCGTATACGATCTCCAGCGTCAGCGCTCCCAATGGGCCGCTGACGCCGACCATCCAGTTCCGTTTCAACTACGTCTTCAACGGCATGGCGCTGGACGTGCCGTCGGCGGCGGTGCCGACGATTGCCGCCCTGCCGGGCGTCGCCAATGTGACGCCGAATAGCCAGGTTAAGGTTCATCTCGACCACGCCGTTGATTACACGACGGCGCCGCAGCTCTACGGCAATCCGCCGCGCCTGACGCAGTTCGACACGCTCAACACCGGCGGCCTCGAAGGCGATGGCGTCAACATCGCCGTCGTTGACACCGGCGTTGATTGGTCGCACGAAATGTTTGGCGGCGACCCGACGCCGCCGCAGTACGGCGTAGCGCCGCCGGTTGCCGCGCTCAATACCAATAAGAAAGTCATCTACTACATGAATTTTACCGCCGGCCCCGTCGGCATCGGCGATGACTTCGGCCACGGCACGCACGTCGCCGCCGACTGCGCGGGCTATCGCGGCTTTGCGCCCGGCCCCGACGGCCTGCCGGGGACTGCCGATGACCTGGCCATTCATGGCGTCGCGCCGCAGGCCAAGATCATGGCTTACAAAGCGCTGACCGCCGCCGGCACAGGAGTGGTCGCTTCCATCGTCGCTTGCATCGAAGACGCCGTGCAGCCGCGCACCATCACAGGCCAGCCGAAGCCGGTCGCCCACGTCATCAACCTCAGTCTCGGCGGCACCGGCAACGAGAGTTCTGCCGATTCAATCGCCAGCGACAATGCGGCGCTCGCGGGCGTCATCGTCGTCGCCTCTGCCGGCAACAGCGGCCCCGGCGAAGGCACGGTTGGCGACCCGGCGGCGGGCCGTCGCGTCATCGCCGTCGGCGCTAACATCGATCCCGGAGCCGGCCCGAACAGCGTTGATGAAGTCGGCGGCGGTCGCACGGGGTTGTACGCCTTCCCGCTCGATGGCGCGGCGCCCATCACGGCGGACATCACCAATAACTATGTCTTCTGCGGGCTGGCCGACACGCCCGATCAGGTGCCCGATTCCGTGAGTGGCAAGATCGCCCTCATCCAGCGCGGCAGCACCGTCAGCAACGACACGGCGGGCTCGGGAACCGGGTTGTTCTCTAACAAAGCGGCGCTGGCCGCCGCCAAGGGCGCGGTCGCGGCGATCATCTATAACAACGTAGACGGCGAGCTAACTGCCGCGACGACGCGCAAGGCCATTATCCCTGTGCTCGGCATGTCGAAAGCCAACGGCGAATACTTGAAGATGGCTATCGGCTCGACCGCTGCCGGGGCGCTCTCGGCCAAGCAGATTCGCATCAACAAAGCCTTACTGTTCAACCCGTCAATGGCGGATTTCAGCTCGCGCGGCCCGCTGGCTTCATTCGGTCAGGTCAAGCCGGATGTCACCAACCCCGGCGTTTCGATCCTCTCGGCCACGGTCGCCGTCGGCGGCGCCGAAACCAACCAGTCAACGATGTTCGATCCGACGCGTTACATCTCGGCGTCGGGCACGAGCTTCAGCGGCCCGATCACCGCCGGTTGCGCGGCGTTGATTCGCCAGAAACACCCGGACTGGACGCCTTCGATGGTGCGCGCGGCGCTGGTCAACACGGCGACCAACCTGCGCCAGCCGAACGGCACGCCTGTGGCTGACGGCGTGAATTCGATCAACGAACAGGGCGGCGGTCTGGTCGCGGCGGCGGCGGCGGCGCAGGCCAAAGCCTTGATGGGCGTAGGCACGCCCGCCCCCGCAGGCACTGTGCTGCCGCGCAGCTACGGCATTTTCACGCAGACCTCGGCGGGCAATCCCGATTTCACGCCGAGCTACAGCTTCGGCGCGGTGCCGATTGCCAACGTCATGGGCACGGCGACGCTCTCGCAGCAAGTGACGATCTTCGACGCCACCAGCGGCGGCGGCGCGGGCGTCTATCAAGTCGGCGTTTCGTCTGTGCGCGGCGTTGACGGCTCGACCTTCAGCGCGACGATTACCGACGCCAGCGGCAACTCGATCTCTTCAGTGACCGTGCCGCCGAGCGGCTCGGCCAGCTTCTATGTCAAGACGGTCGCCAACGGCGCGGGCATCGCCGTAGACGGCACGCAGTTCCAATGGTACGTCAACGCAAGCCGCATGGACGGCGGCCAGAACCTGCGCATGCCGGTCTACTATCGCGCCGTGCGCCCGACCATCGCGATGAGCGCGCCGACGCTCAACGCGCCGGTTGATACCGAAGTCAGCGGCAACCCTCCCGTTGACATCAACGGCACGTACTCGCTGACTTACACCTACGCCGGCTCGCCTGCGCCCGCGCAGTTCCGCGTCGAAGAGCAGAAGGACAATGGCGGATTCACTCGCCTCGCCGACGTGAGCCAGGCGTCGTTTGCCATCAGCAATCGCGGCAACGGCGCTTACAACTACCGCGTGTCGGGGCTGTTCACCGTGCAGTATGGTTTGCTGCAAGGCCCCGCGAGCGCCGTACAGACCGTGCAGGTGAATCGCCGCCTCGAAGCCGATGTCACCTCGCTGATTCAAACGGCGGTGTCGAATGTCAGCCTCGCCGCCGGCATCTTCGAGTTCGATCAGACGTTGCGGAACATCTCATCGAATCAGACCATCCTGCCGCCGCTGCGCTTTAACATCACGGCGATTCAATCAACCAGTGGCACGGTACGCGTCGCTAACGCCGACAACGGCGGCAACGGCGTCGACAGCAATGCGGTCTTCGATTACTCGAACGCGCTCGGCACGGATCGCGCGCTCACCGTGGGAGAGGTGAGCGGCAGCCATCATTTGAAGTTCAGCGACCCGGCAGCCGAGCTGTTCCAGTTCACGGCGGTCGTCAAGGGGCAGTTCCCCGACCCGGCATTTACCGCGATGGCCCGGCAGGCCGGCAGCGGCGGCAAGCACTTCAAGGTGAAGCTGCACTTCGTCGCCGACCCGGCGAGCGGCACCGTGCAACTCACGGGCGTCGAATAA
- a CDS encoding ABC transporter permease, producing METLWQDLRYGARALAKKRGFTAAAILSLAIGIGANSAIFSVTNALLLRPLPYKDADRLVILWNRSPGLNVVQDWFSPGQYLDIKAENHVFEQVAATLGGSYNFTGRGTPEHVEGARVSASLFPLFGARPLLGRAFLPEEDEKGKPLTVILSHGFWQRRFGSDTEVIGQSLVLNDKSFTIVGVMAADFGLSKEIMPTVNGIQKAEVLLPLPMSDSDRADRGHEDYNIFARLKPGVTAAEAQAEMDLLAEQMKQQYPAAYPKDGGLTLSVVPLLSQVVGGLRLALFVLFGAVGFVLLIACANVANLLLARAATRQKEIAIRAAVGAGRLRLLRQLLTESVLLALAGGLLGLLMAVVTVKALRVFGAASIPRLNEVGIDGRVLGFTFLVSLLTGVVFGLIPALRASRVDLNEVLKDGGRRSTGGALGRGPWHIRNLLVVAEVALSLVLLIGAGLLIRSYQRIANASPGYDTHNVLSLRLALPATRYPNADAVIAFYQRLSERVQALPGVETVATSYLLPLSSNALGWGPLQIDGYVPKDAQELIISNEGFISPDYFQTLGIPLTRGRTFDERDKKGSPEVAIVDEHLAERFWPGQDPIGKRVKRGSGSWRTVVGVVRYEKEFSAEDEPLIRVYYPVNQIPVGTRYVIARVSSDPVKLTAAASDEIHALDPELPVFEVSTMDQRLYEALARRRFSMRLLGVFAALALLLAVTGIYGVMSYWVTQRTHEIGIRMALGAEQRNILRLVIRQASLLVAAGIATGLTAAFGLTRLMASLLFAVSATDRLTFVLVSALLGGIALLASYLPARRASKVEPIIALRYE from the coding sequence ATGGAAACCCTGTGGCAAGACCTGCGTTATGGCGCTCGCGCGCTGGCAAAAAAGCGCGGCTTTACGGCGGCGGCCATTCTTTCACTGGCCATCGGCATCGGCGCGAACAGCGCCATCTTCAGCGTCACCAACGCCCTTTTGCTGCGCCCGCTGCCTTACAAAGACGCCGACCGTCTGGTCATCCTGTGGAATCGCTCGCCCGGTTTGAACGTCGTGCAGGATTGGTTTTCGCCGGGCCAATACCTCGACATCAAGGCCGAAAATCATGTCTTCGAGCAGGTCGCGGCGACGCTCGGCGGCAGCTATAACTTCACAGGCCGCGGGACGCCCGAACACGTCGAAGGCGCGCGGGTGTCGGCTTCGCTCTTTCCGCTCTTTGGCGCTCGACCCTTGCTCGGCCGCGCTTTCTTGCCGGAAGAAGACGAGAAGGGCAAGCCGCTGACGGTCATTCTCAGTCACGGGTTCTGGCAGCGCCGCTTTGGCTCTGACACAGAGGTCATCGGCCAATCGCTGGTCTTGAACGATAAGAGCTTTACGATTGTCGGCGTGATGGCCGCGGATTTTGGCTTGAGCAAAGAGATCATGCCGACCGTCAACGGCATTCAAAAAGCCGAGGTCCTGTTGCCGTTGCCGATGAGCGATAGCGACCGCGCGGATCGCGGCCACGAAGACTACAACATCTTTGCCAGGCTGAAGCCGGGCGTGACGGCTGCTGAGGCGCAAGCCGAAATGGATCTGCTGGCCGAGCAGATGAAGCAGCAATACCCGGCAGCTTATCCGAAAGATGGCGGGCTGACGCTGAGTGTCGTCCCCTTGCTTTCGCAAGTCGTAGGCGGCCTGCGGCTGGCGCTGTTTGTGCTGTTCGGCGCGGTCGGCTTTGTCTTGTTGATCGCCTGCGCCAATGTCGCCAACCTCTTGCTGGCGCGCGCCGCGACGCGGCAAAAAGAGATCGCCATTCGCGCGGCGGTCGGCGCCGGGCGCTTGCGGCTGCTGCGGCAACTGCTGACGGAAAGCGTGCTGCTCGCGCTGGCGGGCGGGCTTTTAGGTCTGCTGATGGCCGTCGTTACTGTGAAAGCCTTGCGGGTATTCGGCGCGGCCAGCATTCCGCGCTTGAACGAAGTCGGCATAGATGGCCGCGTGCTTGGCTTCACCTTCCTGGTGTCGCTGCTGACCGGCGTAGTCTTCGGATTGATTCCGGCATTGCGCGCTTCACGAGTCGATCTCAACGAAGTGCTAAAGGATGGCGGGCGGCGCTCGACCGGCGGCGCGTTGGGCCGCGGCCCCTGGCATATTCGCAACCTGCTGGTCGTCGCTGAAGTGGCGCTCTCGCTGGTGCTATTGATCGGCGCGGGGCTGTTGATTCGCTCCTATCAGCGCATCGCCAACGCCAGCCCCGGTTACGACACCCACAACGTCTTATCGCTGCGGCTGGCCTTGCCCGCGACCCGTTATCCCAACGCCGACGCCGTGATCGCTTTTTATCAACGGCTCAGCGAACGCGTGCAGGCGCTGCCCGGCGTCGAAACCGTGGCGACTAGCTACCTGTTGCCGCTCAGCTCGAACGCGCTCGGCTGGGGGCCGCTTCAGATCGACGGCTACGTGCCGAAGGACGCACAGGAATTGATCATCTCGAATGAGGGATTCATCAGCCCTGATTATTTCCAGACGCTCGGCATCCCTTTGACCAGGGGGAGAACCTTCGACGAGCGCGATAAGAAGGGCTCGCCCGAAGTGGCGATTGTTGACGAACACCTGGCCGAGCGCTTCTGGCCCGGCCAGGACCCGATTGGCAAGCGCGTCAAGCGCGGCAGCGGCTCGTGGCGCACGGTGGTCGGGGTGGTGCGCTACGAGAAAGAATTCAGTGCGGAAGACGAGCCGCTGATTCGCGTTTATTACCCGGTCAATCAAATTCCTGTCGGGACGCGCTACGTCATCGCGCGCGTTTCATCCGACCCTGTGAAGCTGACTGCGGCGGCCAGCGACGAAATTCATGCGCTTGACCCGGAGCTGCCGGTCTTTGAAGTCTCGACGATGGATCAGCGACTCTACGAGGCGCTGGCGCGGCGACGCTTCTCGATGCGGTTACTGGGGGTGTTTGCGGCGCTCGCGCTGTTGCTTGCGGTCACAGGCATCTATGGCGTGATGAGTTACTGGGTCACCCAGCGCACGCACGAGATCGGCATCCGCATGGCATTAGGCGCCGAGCAAAGAAACATCTTGCGACTGGTTATCCGACAAGCGTCGCTATTGGTAGCGGCGGGGATTGCCACGGGGCTGACGGCGGCCTTTGGATTGACGCGGCTGATGGCCAGCCTGCTCTTTGCGGTCAGCGCCACCGACCGTTTGACCTTTGTGCTGGTCTCGGCATTGCTGGGCGGGATTGCCTTGCTGGCGAGCTATCTGCCGGCGCGCCGCGCATCAAAGGTCGAGCCGATCATCGCCTTACGCTATGAATGA
- a CDS encoding GNAT family N-acetyltransferase, which produces MAEHDSEAISIRPARQADAEALASLVGELGYSTTAATARERLNALTEAGDCILVAVDQAKAIALVVLHRTRFLHRPADGRISTLVVSDEYRGRGIGGRLLEAAEAIFRQWGCERIEVSSGAQREAAHRFYIRAGYSEQPKRFIKLLA; this is translated from the coding sequence ATGGCAGAGCACGATAGCGAGGCAATCAGCATTCGACCGGCGCGCCAAGCCGATGCGGAAGCGCTGGCTTCACTCGTGGGTGAGCTTGGCTATTCCACCACTGCGGCAACTGCGCGGGAGCGGCTCAACGCCCTCACTGAGGCCGGCGATTGCATCCTGGTCGCCGTCGATCAGGCAAAGGCCATTGCTCTGGTCGTGCTGCATCGCACACGCTTCTTGCATCGCCCGGCGGACGGTCGCATTTCAACGCTCGTGGTGTCAGACGAGTATCGCGGGCGCGGCATCGGCGGCAGACTGCTCGAAGCGGCGGAAGCGATTTTCCGGCAATGGGGCTGCGAGCGCATCGAAGTCAGCAGCGGCGCGCAGCGCGAAGCGGCACACCGCTTTTACATCCGCGCAGGCTATTCCGAGCAGCCCAAGCGATTCATCAAGCTGCTGGCGTAG
- a CDS encoding serine/threonine-protein kinase — protein MTQNQPSMPLIAEEFSKSNNYKSVSFAGQGAFKETYRVITDQGSPLALKLLNPAKGNLARSEREIEAMKRCDSPHIAKLYDSGKYIASDGIEYIYSIEEYLDGGTLTDKLTGKMAPDVVRHYGLFLAQALKHLAALNLVHRDIKPDNIMFRLSSDDPVLVDLGVVRDLSQISLTQTWLDRGPGTPYYAAPEQLNNQKHLIDWRTDQFSLGVVLGICLTGEHPFAQQSQMDPVTAVGQRKSCRPEFKDEAVKLGLPNLIKMVQPWSVHRFQMPDDLIKSFQS, from the coding sequence ATGACACAGAACCAGCCTTCAATGCCGCTGATTGCCGAGGAGTTCAGCAAGTCCAATAACTATAAGAGTGTATCTTTCGCAGGACAGGGCGCGTTCAAGGAAACCTACAGAGTCATAACAGATCAAGGCTCACCTTTAGCACTAAAGCTGCTGAATCCCGCAAAAGGCAATCTTGCTCGCTCAGAACGCGAGATTGAAGCAATGAAGCGATGTGATTCACCGCACATAGCAAAACTATATGATTCAGGTAAATACATTGCTTCTGATGGGATCGAATACATCTATTCGATTGAAGAATATCTTGATGGCGGCACCTTAACTGACAAATTAACTGGCAAGATGGCCCCAGACGTGGTTCGCCATTACGGACTATTCCTAGCGCAAGCTCTCAAACATCTAGCAGCTCTTAACTTGGTTCATCGAGACATTAAACCGGACAATATAATGTTTAGGTTAAGTTCAGATGATCCTGTCTTAGTAGATTTAGGTGTTGTCCGCGACCTGTCTCAAATCTCATTAACACAAACTTGGCTAGATCGAGGGCCTGGAACGCCGTACTATGCGGCCCCAGAGCAGTTGAACAATCAAAAGCATTTGATTGACTGGCGAACAGATCAATTCAGCTTAGGCGTGGTTTTAGGTATCTGTCTGACAGGGGAACATCCTTTTGCCCAACAGTCTCAGATGGACCCTGTAACAGCCGTTGGCCAGAGAAAATCATGTCGGCCTGAATTTAAGGATGAAGCGGTTAAGCTTGGTCTGCCTAACCTCATTAAGATGGTACAACCCTGGTCCGTTCATAGATTTCAAATGCCGGATGATTTAATAAAAAGCTTTCAAAGCTGA
- a CDS encoding S8 family serine peptidase gives MRFRHLLLALAMMLMTLAAQATAAPKIDPELAARLSVAQADTRLGVVLTFTGNTITDTQVAAVRALGVSNGVRMQNFPIMGVTATPPQIQQMMGWPQLRSIYLNAPLQLQLNQSKPLIGITRLRQDAALTARNGGLPVSGRGITIAINDSGIDGSHQDLSFNPLNPQAGKTIQNVIVNPNDREGLPVRLDALGNPVEGILPVSYVENVINTDTNVGHGTHCASIAAGSGQASGGLYSGVAPGAKLVGLGSGAVIFVLGQVAAFDYAYTQQFTYNIRIVSCSWGNSAVAVDPDHPVNVASKKLHDEANIVVVFANGNDGPRPNSQNRWASVPWIISAGASTKDGRLAGFSSRGIFGDPVIHPTLLTPGTGGPSNQGYTSAIIAARASTNLVANGADADTQIPTAFLPFYTQISGTSMACPHLAGVIANILEANPSLSPDEVKTILERTATPLATYDQFEVGAGLANAHAAVDLAFNAQKPYGNFGFTGKGLTVQQQDGGAFTGTVPSGSSTAHTFTVPPNTRFTFVQLDWDGAVGEGQVIVDNTNLAINDLALSVLKGSATVASSDELNLAAFYGSREALKMEFPAAGTYTAQVSGGIAGLAQPVDQPYRLTITHFIYDPNQVGDVNGLDDATRTKALRLVYDRVMFTDNGAFRPADPLKRIELARAVMFGARVMQYLPAQPSFVDVTPGSSDALVVESLKRDGVMGLDGAAFGPGTQVARLELAVALVRALRLDAQARALAGSNVTSNGQVLVDNAQIPTQLRGYVQLALDRGVLQAFPAELREVAPGQYQAVPGPRFEPTTVVKRTDFLNPMLKVINIMFGE, from the coding sequence ATGAGATTCCGACACCTGCTACTGGCTCTCGCAATGATGCTGATGACGTTGGCGGCGCAGGCCACGGCGGCTCCGAAGATAGACCCGGAGCTGGCCGCCCGCCTCAGCGTCGCGCAAGCCGACACGCGGCTCGGTGTCGTTCTCACCTTCACCGGCAACACCATCACCGACACGCAGGTGGCAGCGGTGCGCGCCCTCGGCGTCAGCAACGGCGTCCGCATGCAGAATTTTCCGATCATGGGCGTGACCGCCACCCCGCCGCAGATTCAGCAGATGATGGGCTGGCCGCAGTTGCGCTCGATCTACCTGAACGCGCCGCTTCAGCTTCAGCTCAATCAATCGAAGCCGCTGATTGGCATCACGCGGCTTCGTCAAGACGCGGCGCTGACGGCGCGCAACGGCGGCTTGCCGGTGTCGGGTCGCGGCATCACCATCGCCATCAACGACTCAGGCATTGACGGCTCGCATCAAGACCTCAGCTTCAACCCGCTCAACCCGCAAGCCGGCAAGACGATTCAGAATGTCATCGTCAACCCGAATGATCGCGAAGGCTTGCCCGTGCGCCTCGACGCCCTCGGCAACCCGGTCGAAGGCATCCTGCCGGTGAGCTATGTCGAGAACGTCATTAACACAGACACCAACGTCGGCCACGGCACACACTGCGCCAGCATCGCCGCCGGCAGCGGCCAGGCGAGCGGCGGGCTTTACAGTGGCGTCGCGCCGGGCGCCAAGCTCGTCGGTTTAGGGTCGGGCGCGGTGATCTTCGTGCTCGGACAGGTAGCGGCTTTCGATTACGCTTACACGCAGCAGTTCACTTACAACATCCGCATCGTCAGTTGCTCGTGGGGCAACTCGGCGGTCGCCGTTGACCCCGATCACCCGGTCAATGTCGCCAGCAAGAAGCTGCACGATGAAGCCAACATCGTCGTCGTCTTCGCCAACGGCAACGACGGCCCGCGCCCGAATTCGCAGAACCGCTGGGCCTCCGTGCCGTGGATCATCAGCGCCGGCGCGTCCACCAAAGACGGGCGGCTGGCGGGCTTTTCGTCGCGCGGCATCTTTGGCGATCCGGTGATTCATCCGACGCTGCTGACGCCCGGCACCGGCGGGCCGTCGAATCAAGGCTACACCTCGGCCATCATCGCCGCCCGCGCCAGCACTAACCTGGTCGCCAACGGCGCCGACGCCGACACGCAGATTCCAACGGCGTTCCTGCCGTTCTACACGCAGATCAGTGGCACTTCGATGGCCTGCCCGCATCTGGCCGGCGTCATCGCCAACATCCTCGAAGCCAATCCGTCGCTTTCGCCCGACGAGGTGAAGACGATCCTTGAGCGCACGGCGACGCCGCTTGCGACCTACGACCAGTTTGAAGTCGGCGCCGGACTGGCGAACGCCCACGCCGCCGTAGACCTCGCCTTCAACGCGCAGAAGCCTTACGGCAACTTCGGCTTCACCGGCAAGGGGCTGACGGTTCAACAACAGGACGGCGGCGCGTTTACGGGCACAGTGCCATCGGGCAGCTCGACGGCGCACACCTTCACCGTGCCGCCGAACACGCGCTTCACTTTCGTGCAGCTCGATTGGGACGGCGCGGTCGGCGAAGGCCAGGTCATCGTTGATAACACCAACCTCGCCATCAACGATCTGGCGTTGAGCGTTTTGAAAGGCAGCGCCACCGTCGCCAGCTCTGACGAGTTGAACCTCGCGGCGTTTTATGGCTCGCGCGAAGCGTTGAAGATGGAATTCCCGGCGGCGGGCACCTACACGGCGCAGGTCAGCGGCGGGATTGCGGGACTGGCGCAGCCGGTTGATCAACCCTATCGCCTGACGATCACGCATTTCATCTATGACCCGAATCAAGTGGGAGACGTTAACGGTCTCGACGACGCGACGCGGACGAAAGCGCTGCGGCTGGTCTATGACCGCGTGATGTTCACAGACAATGGTGCGTTCCGGCCCGCCGACCCGCTCAAGCGCATCGAGCTAGCGCGCGCTGTGATGTTCGGGGCGCGCGTGATGCAGTACCTGCCGGCACAGCCGAGCTTCGTTGACGTGACGCCCGGAAGCTCGGACGCGCTGGTCGTCGAATCGCTCAAGCGCGACGGCGTGATGGGGCTCGACGGCGCGGCCTTCGGGCCGGGGACGCAGGTGGCGCGGTTAGAGCTGGCGGTGGCGCTGGTTCGCGCCTTGCGCCTCGACGCGCAAGCCAGGGCGCTCGCCGGCAGCAACGTCACCAGCAATGGTCAGGTGCTGGTTGATAACGCGCAGATACCCACACAACTGCGCGGCTACGTGCAACTGGCGCTCGACCGCGGCGTGCTGCAAGCCTTCCCCGCCGAGCTGCGCGAGGTCGCGCCGGGACAGTATCAAGCGGTGCCCGGCCCGCGCTTCGAGCCGACGACGGTGGTGAAGCGCACAGACTTTCTCAACCCCATGCTAAAAGTAATCAACATTATGTTCGGCGAATGA